A genomic segment from Limosilactobacillus sp. encodes:
- the ftsZ gene encoding cell division protein FtsZ, which translates to MDNETQTMENEFAGARIKVIGVGGGGGNAVNRMITEKVQGVDFIVANTDLQALNASQAPTKIQLGPKLTKGLGAGSNPEVGNKAAEESEEQIQKALEGADMVFITAGMGGGTGTGAAPVIAKIAKDSGALTVGVVTRPFSFEGPRRSKYATEGLDNLKANVDTLIIVANNRLLEMIDKKTPMMEAFKEADNVLRQGVQGISDLIVTPGYINLDFADIKTLMSNQGAALMGVGSATGENRATEATKKAISSPLLEVSINGAQHVLMDITGGKDLSMFEAQEASDVIRQAAGTDVDIAFGMSLNEKMGDGVRVTVIATGIDKTKANNPAPARQAAPQAQQTQPAAQPSAAESQKPADPFDGWNDPTADTTDDKAGAADHNQFSHVDKPEFNVFNDDTANSDDGDDDTNLSTPPFFKNRRK; encoded by the coding sequence ATGGACAATGAAACACAAACAATGGAAAATGAATTCGCTGGCGCGCGCATCAAGGTAATCGGCGTCGGTGGCGGTGGTGGCAACGCCGTCAACCGGATGATTACCGAGAAGGTGCAGGGGGTTGACTTTATCGTTGCCAACACCGACCTCCAGGCACTGAACGCTTCCCAGGCACCAACGAAGATTCAATTAGGCCCTAAGCTGACCAAGGGACTGGGCGCGGGTTCCAATCCGGAAGTCGGCAACAAGGCGGCCGAAGAAAGCGAAGAGCAGATCCAAAAGGCCTTAGAGGGTGCGGACATGGTCTTCATCACCGCCGGCATGGGTGGTGGTACCGGGACCGGTGCCGCTCCGGTAATTGCCAAGATTGCCAAGGATAGCGGTGCCCTGACCGTCGGTGTCGTTACCCGGCCGTTCTCCTTTGAGGGTCCCCGGCGTTCCAAGTACGCCACCGAGGGTCTGGACAACCTGAAGGCCAACGTGGACACCTTGATCATCGTTGCCAACAACCGCCTGCTGGAAATGATTGACAAGAAGACGCCGATGATGGAAGCCTTCAAGGAGGCCGACAACGTTCTGCGCCAGGGTGTTCAGGGGATTTCCGACCTGATCGTGACCCCAGGTTACATCAACCTGGACTTTGCCGACATCAAGACCCTGATGTCCAACCAGGGTGCCGCCCTGATGGGTGTCGGTTCCGCTACCGGCGAAAACCGGGCCACGGAGGCCACCAAGAAGGCCATCTCCTCACCACTGCTGGAAGTTTCCATTAACGGGGCTCAGCACGTTCTGATGGACATCACCGGTGGCAAGGACCTGTCGATGTTTGAAGCCCAGGAGGCCTCGGACGTTATTCGTCAGGCTGCCGGCACGGACGTCGACATTGCCTTTGGGATGTCTCTGAACGAGAAGATGGGTGACGGCGTTCGGGTTACCGTAATCGCCACCGGAATCGACAAGACCAAGGCCAACAACCCGGCCCCAGCCCGGCAGGCTGCACCTCAGGCCCAACAGACCCAGCCAGCAGCTCAACCATCGGCCGCTGAATCACAAAAGCCAGCGGATCCGTTTGACGGCTGGAACGACCCGACTGCTGACACCACGGACGACAAGGCCGGTGCGGCAGATCACAACCAATTTTCACACGTCGACAAGCCGGAATTTAACGTCTTCAACGATGATACGGCTAATTCCGACGACGGTGATGATGACACGAACCTGTCAACGCCACCGTTCTTCAAGAACCGGCGTAAATAA
- a CDS encoding cell division protein SepF has protein sequence MMAGIFKSLFGDDTAADEYYQEDQASEPSRDDNVVSFSQAKRARGDRMSRIALYEPRLYADVKQIATQLLKGQAVIVNFTQMDDRNAKRVVDFLNGATFAIDGDIKRIGKEIFLCTPKNYEVSGDLSAGLKMDGTSLTNN, from the coding sequence ATAATGGCAGGTATTTTTAAGAGCCTCTTCGGTGACGACACCGCCGCCGACGAGTACTACCAAGAGGACCAGGCAAGTGAACCGAGTCGTGACGACAACGTGGTTTCCTTTAGCCAGGCCAAGCGGGCTCGGGGCGACCGGATGAGCCGGATCGCCCTCTATGAACCGCGTCTCTATGCCGACGTCAAGCAGATTGCCACCCAGCTTTTGAAGGGCCAGGCGGTCATCGTCAACTTTACCCAGATGGACGACCGCAACGCCAAGCGGGTGGTGGACTTCTTGAACGGGGCCACCTTCGCAATCGACGGGGACATCAAGCGGATCGGCAAGGAGATTTTCCTGTGCACGCCGAAGAATTACGAGGTGTCTGGTGATCTCAGTGCCGGGCTGAAGATGGACGGCACGAGCCTGACCAACAACTAG
- a CDS encoding YggT family protein, translating into MLGYIIWCLDWLINAYIMVIVVWCLLSWFPNARGTRLGEIVDRLVEPYMRWFDFIPPLGGISFSPVVAIIVLYLVQDGLTFLSRLL; encoded by the coding sequence ATGCTTGGATACATTATCTGGTGCCTGGACTGGCTGATCAACGCCTACATCATGGTGATCGTCGTCTGGTGCCTCTTATCATGGTTCCCCAATGCCCGGGGGACCCGGCTGGGCGAAATTGTTGACCGCCTGGTAGAACCCTACATGCGCTGGTTTGACTTCATTCCACCGCTGGGCGGGATCAGCTTTTCACCCGTTGTTGCAATTATCGTTTTATATTTGGTTCAGGACGGCCTGACCTTCTTGAGCCGTCTCTTGTAA
- a CDS encoding YlmH family RNA-binding protein, translating into MDDQNIKQHFRPDEAPLIDQINDWIATATAQYRPVLTSFLNPRQRYIAQTLANRSDEIKAASDGGWPGAEMQRLLFYPNYYQPQPADFDLQVLAVDYPTKFAELHHRQIMGTLLGEGMAREAFGDILTDGTHWQVVVTSEMARFLHQNVNHVGKVKVKWLAVDQALTPVEDWEELTTTVTSMRLDSVVAAGFNYSRNRAKQLIERGLVRLNWEETTRPDYPIVEHDLLSVRHAGRLRIDAVGGKTRKQKNMVKMSVVRA; encoded by the coding sequence ATGGATGATCAAAACATTAAACAGCATTTCCGGCCGGATGAGGCGCCGCTGATTGACCAGATCAACGACTGGATTGCCACGGCGACGGCCCAGTACCGGCCGGTCTTAACGTCATTTTTGAATCCCCGGCAACGCTACATTGCCCAGACCCTGGCCAACCGGTCGGATGAGATCAAGGCTGCCAGTGACGGGGGCTGGCCGGGAGCCGAGATGCAGCGGCTGCTCTTTTATCCCAACTACTACCAACCCCAGCCGGCGGACTTTGACCTGCAGGTGCTAGCGGTTGACTACCCGACCAAGTTTGCCGAACTCCACCACCGGCAGATCATGGGGACCCTCTTGGGCGAAGGAATGGCCCGGGAGGCCTTTGGCGATATTTTAACCGACGGCACGCACTGGCAGGTGGTGGTGACCAGCGAGATGGCCCGCTTCCTGCATCAGAACGTCAACCACGTCGGTAAGGTCAAGGTCAAGTGGCTGGCGGTTGATCAGGCACTGACCCCGGTCGAGGACTGGGAGGAGCTGACGACGACCGTGACGTCAATGCGCCTCGACAGCGTGGTGGCGGCCGGCTTCAACTATTCACGCAACCGGGCCAAGCAGTTGATCGAACGTGGTCTGGTACGGCTGAATTGGGAAGAAACGACCCGGCCGGACTACCCGATTGTCGAACACGACCTGCTCTCGGTCCGGCACGCCGGTAGATTGCGGATCGACGCGGTTGGTGGCAAAACGCGCAAACAGAAAAACATGGTGAAGATGTCCGTCGTGCGGGCATAG